The sequence GTCCCCGCTATTTCATCCTTTCCAGGCGGCCGCCGGTCAACCCCTTAGGGCTGTGGCGCATCGACCCGCCCAAACCCTTCGCACCGACACTGCAGGCCGGGCAGAAGCTGGCCTTCCTGCTGCGGGCCAATCCGGTGGTGCGCCGGGGCCGCGAACGCCACGACATCGTCATGGACCAAAAGAAACGAACCGGCTGGAAGACCCTGCCGCCTGACGAACGCCCCCCATTGCCGGAGCTGATCCAACAGGCCGGCCTGGAATGGCTAAGCGGCCAGGGGGAACGCCACGGCTTCCACACCGACTCCAGGACCGTCCGGATGGACGGCTATCGCCAGCATCGCACCCGCCGGGCCGGCCGTGCCATCCACTTCAGCACCCTGGATTTTACCGGCCTTATGACCGTCACCGATCCGGAACTTTTTCGCAAGGCGTTGTTTCAGGGCATCGGCCCGGCCAAGGCCTTCGGCTGCGGGCTGCTGCTGGTCAGGAGGGTGTGATGCTGCCACCACTCAAACCCATCGCCATGAAAGAACGGGTGTCGATGATCTTCATCGAAAAAGGGGAGATCGACGTCATCGATGGCGCCTTCGTGGTGGTGGACAAGAACGGCGTCCGCACCCAGATTCCGCTCGGATCCATCGCCTGCATCATGCTGGAACCAGGCACCCGGGTGTCCCACCGGGCCGCGGCCCTGGCATCCCGGGTCGGCACCCTGCTGGTCTGGGTGGGCGAGGCGGGCGTGCGCCTGTATGCATCCGGCCAGCCCGGCGGCGCCCGCGCCGACCGCCTGCTGTATCAGGCCCAGTTGGCCCTGGACGACAAGGCCCGCCTCAAGGTGGTGCGCAAGATGTACGAACTGCGCTTCGGCAAAAAACCGCCGGAGAAACGCAGCGTCGAGCAGTTGCGCGGCATCGAGGGCGCCCGGGTGCGGAAAATGTACCAGCTGCTGGCCAAACAGTACGGGGTCAGATGGCGCCGCCGCGACTACGATCCCGAAGTCTGGGACGCCAGCGATTTGCCCAACCGCTGCGTTTCCTCGGCCACCGCCTGCCTTTACGGCATCACCGAGGCGGCGGTGCTGGCGGCCGGCTACGCCCCGGCGGTAGGATTCATCCATACGGGCAAACCGCTCTCCTTCGTCTATGACATCGCCGACCTGTTCAAATTCGACACCGTCGTTCCCCTGGCTTTCCGCATCGCTGCCAAAAAGCCCCGGGAGCCGGAGCGGGAAGTGCGTCTGGCCTGCCGCGACCTGTTCCGGCAGAAAAAGATCCTCAAGCGCATCATCCCCACCATCGAGCAGGTGCTGGCCGCCGGCGGCCTGGAGCCGCCGAAGCCGCCGAAGGAGGCGGTTCCTCCCGCCATTCCGGAAAAGGAGAAACTGGGCGATGCTGGTCATCGTGGTTGAAAACGCCCCTCCCCGCCTGCGCGGACGCCTTGCAGTGTGGCTGGTGGAGGTGCGCGCCGGTGTCTATGTCGGCA comes from Methylomarinovum tepidoasis and encodes:
- the cas6e gene encoding type I-E CRISPR-associated protein Cas6/Cse3/CasE is translated as MYLTRLTLLDHPDLRAIVQQLGDAYREHQMLWRLFDPAPDARRDFLYRRDVHLGRPRYFILSRRPPVNPLGLWRIDPPKPFAPTLQAGQKLAFLLRANPVVRRGRERHDIVMDQKKRTGWKTLPPDERPPLPELIQQAGLEWLSGQGERHGFHTDSRTVRMDGYRQHRTRRAGRAIHFSTLDFTGLMTVTDPELFRKALFQGIGPAKAFGCGLLLVRRV
- the cas1e gene encoding type I-E CRISPR-associated endonuclease Cas1e — translated: MLPPLKPIAMKERVSMIFIEKGEIDVIDGAFVVVDKNGVRTQIPLGSIACIMLEPGTRVSHRAAALASRVGTLLVWVGEAGVRLYASGQPGGARADRLLYQAQLALDDKARLKVVRKMYELRFGKKPPEKRSVEQLRGIEGARVRKMYQLLAKQYGVRWRRRDYDPEVWDASDLPNRCVSSATACLYGITEAAVLAAGYAPAVGFIHTGKPLSFVYDIADLFKFDTVVPLAFRIAAKKPREPEREVRLACRDLFRQKKILKRIIPTIEQVLAAGGLEPPKPPKEAVPPAIPEKEKLGDAGHRG